Proteins from one Deltaproteobacteria bacterium genomic window:
- a CDS encoding TRAP transporter large permease, whose amino-acid sequence MNEVTIGLAGLAIILLLFLTGIELGFAMALIGFLGFGYIVSFSAASNLLAKDIFDVFSSYGFTVIPLFVLMGQVAFNAGIARRLFNASYKFIGHIPGGLAMATVAGATAFKAICGSSPATAATFAVVAVPEMDRYGYGKKLSTGIVAVVGTLGILIPPSVTLIVFGIITEQSIGKLFLAGLIPGLMIAFFFICIIYIWCKIDPALGPKGEKSTWKERLLALPEIAWVVAIFLFMVGGLMSGLFTPTEAGSVGTFFVLILSFAKRDIKLKGYITSVAESLRTACMVLMLIAGSAVLGHFLAVTRIPMIAADWVGALALNRYIIMIIISIIYLIGGSFIDDLAFMILATPIFYPCIIKLGFDPIWFGMIIAITVMVGVVVPPVAINVFVVNKITKVPFGVIYAGVYPFLISLVVCAALLFIFPQLALWLPNLLMG is encoded by the coding sequence ATGAATGAGGTAACCATCGGCCTTGCGGGTCTGGCGATAATATTGCTGCTTTTTCTCACGGGCATCGAGTTGGGATTTGCTATGGCCCTAATCGGTTTCCTGGGATTCGGTTATATCGTATCTTTCAGCGCCGCCTCCAATCTTTTGGCCAAGGATATTTTCGATGTCTTTTCCTCTTACGGATTTACGGTTATTCCCCTCTTTGTGCTCATGGGCCAAGTCGCTTTTAATGCCGGCATTGCCCGCCGGTTATTCAATGCCTCCTACAAATTCATTGGACATATTCCCGGCGGGCTGGCTATGGCAACGGTGGCCGGCGCCACGGCCTTCAAGGCCATTTGCGGATCTTCCCCGGCTACGGCGGCAACGTTTGCCGTGGTGGCCGTGCCGGAAATGGATCGCTACGGATATGGCAAGAAGCTCTCCACCGGCATCGTCGCCGTAGTGGGAACGCTGGGTATTCTCATCCCGCCCAGCGTTACGCTGATCGTCTTCGGCATCATTACCGAGCAGTCCATCGGCAAGCTCTTTCTGGCCGGATTGATACCGGGATTGATGATTGCCTTCTTTTTCATCTGCATCATCTATATCTGGTGCAAAATTGATCCGGCCCTCGGCCCAAAAGGCGAAAAATCCACATGGAAAGAGCGCCTCCTTGCCTTGCCCGAGATTGCCTGGGTGGTGGCCATTTTCCTGTTTATGGTCGGGGGGCTGATGTCGGGATTATTCACTCCCACGGAAGCGGGCAGCGTGGGGACTTTTTTTGTGCTCATATTATCGTTTGCCAAGCGGGACATAAAATTGAAGGGCTACATCACGTCGGTGGCGGAATCTTTGCGCACCGCGTGCATGGTCCTGATGCTCATCGCGGGCTCAGCCGTCCTGGGGCACTTTCTGGCCGTGACCAGGATTCCCATGATCGCCGCGGACTGGGTAGGTGCGCTGGCCCTGAATCGCTACATAATCATGATTATTATCAGCATTATCTATCTAATCGGCGGTTCATTTATTGATGATCTGGCTTTCATGATTCTTGCCACCCCGATCTTCTATCCGTGTATCATCAAGCTCGGCTTTGATCCCATCTGGTTCGGCATGATCATCGCCATCACGGTCATGGTCGGGGTAGTAGTCCCGCCTGTTGCCATTAACGTCTTTGTGGTCAACAAGATCACCAAGGTTCCTTTTGGCGTGATTTACGCCGGGGTCTATCCCTTTTTAATCAGTCTCGTCGTTTGCGCGGCTCTGCTTTTCATCTTCCCGCAACTGGCGCTCTGGCTTCCGAATCTGCTTATGGGGTAA
- a CDS encoding class I adenylate-forming enzyme family protein, producing the protein MGNTYTHIGDILARNARMYPDDVALIERIPAEKKRSEITWKQFDDQANQFANVLLKKGIKKGDKIVHFMMNSIDWLVAYFGIVRTGAWVVPLNFRFMAEDVKYCCDVAEPKIIIFDQEFTDRITAINAQLPTVEEYICVGNKMPDYAQDFAKLRAGAPTTPLSVAIGPQDECGLYFTSGTTGQPKPILLTHDNMLWACIVENAHHRQTRQDCFILIPPLYHTGAKMHWFGSFIVAGKAVILKGVSPEWTLEAVSEEGGTIVWLLVPWAQDILMKLENGELKASNYKLDQWRLMHIGAQPVPPSLIRQWKERFPAMDYDTNYGLSESTGPGCVHLGLGNEHKIGAIGLPGFNWEFKVVDEFGQTLKQEEVGELCVRGPGIMREYYKNPEATKKALSFDGWLSTGDMARADEDGFIWLVDRKKDIIITGGENVFPVEVEDFFHTNPKIKDVAAIGLSDERLGEIVAVVIETKTGMSLTEDEVLKFGAALPKYKRPRKVFFGPIPRNPTGKIEKPKLRKQYAGIAEAFKI; encoded by the coding sequence ATGGGCAATACATATACACACATCGGCGATATCTTAGCGAGAAATGCCAGAATGTACCCTGACGACGTAGCGCTTATAGAGCGCATACCCGCGGAGAAGAAAAGATCGGAAATTACCTGGAAGCAATTCGACGACCAGGCCAATCAGTTTGCCAATGTTCTTTTGAAAAAGGGCATCAAGAAAGGCGATAAAATAGTTCACTTCATGATGAACTCCATTGATTGGTTAGTGGCATATTTCGGTATTGTAAGAACGGGAGCTTGGGTTGTGCCGCTCAATTTCCGTTTTATGGCTGAAGACGTCAAGTATTGCTGTGACGTGGCAGAACCGAAAATTATCATTTTCGATCAAGAGTTTACCGACAGAATAACGGCCATCAATGCTCAACTCCCGACCGTGGAAGAATATATCTGTGTCGGCAATAAAATGCCCGATTATGCACAGGACTTTGCAAAACTTCGCGCCGGCGCACCGACGACACCGTTGAGCGTAGCAATCGGTCCCCAGGACGAATGCGGACTCTACTTCACATCCGGCACCACCGGGCAGCCCAAGCCAATCCTGCTCACCCACGACAACATGCTCTGGGCCTGCATCGTAGAAAATGCCCACCATAGACAAACCAGGCAGGACTGTTTTATCCTGATCCCACCGCTTTACCACACGGGCGCCAAGATGCACTGGTTCGGAAGTTTTATCGTCGCGGGCAAGGCGGTTATTCTCAAAGGCGTATCACCCGAATGGACCCTCGAAGCAGTTAGTGAAGAAGGAGGCACCATCGTTTGGCTGCTGGTGCCGTGGGCCCAGGATATACTCATGAAATTAGAGAACGGCGAGCTGAAGGCATCCAACTACAAATTGGATCAGTGGCGGCTCATGCACATCGGCGCCCAGCCCGTGCCGCCGTCCTTGATCAGACAATGGAAAGAGCGTTTCCCCGCCATGGATTACGATACCAATTACGGTCTCAGCGAGTCCACCGGCCCGGGATGTGTCCATCTCGGTCTGGGCAATGAACACAAGATCGGCGCTATCGGACTACCCGGTTTCAACTGGGAATTCAAGGTTGTGGACGAGTTTGGCCAGACATTGAAGCAGGAGGAGGTGGGAGAGCTGTGCGTACGCGGGCCGGGTATCATGAGAGAATACTATAAAAACCCGGAGGCGACAAAGAAAGCGCTAAGCTTTGACGGCTGGCTCTCTACGGGCGATATGGCACGCGCCGACGAAGACGGCTTTATCTGGCTCGTGGATCGCAAAAAAGACATCATCATTACGGGTGGAGAGAACGTCTTTCCCGTAGAGGTTGAAGATTTCTTCCATACCAACCCGAAAATCAAGGACGTGGCTGCCATCGGCCTTTCCGACGAACGTCTCGGTGAAATTGTCGCCGTGGTTATTGAAACGAAAACGGGCATGAGCCTGACCGAGGATGAGGTTCTTAAATTCGGTGCGGCGCTGCCCAAATACAAGCGCCCGAGAAAAGTATTCTTCGGACCAATCCCGAGGAACCCCACCGGCAAAATTGAAAAACCAAAGCTGCGCAAGCAGTATGCCGGTATTGCCGAAGCCTTCAAAATCTGA
- a CDS encoding cold-shock protein — translation MSEGTVKWFNDSKGFGFIEQDGGKDVFVHHSAIQADGFKSLAEGDRVSFEVVAGPKGPAAESVRKL, via the coding sequence ATGTCAGAAGGAACAGTAAAGTGGTTTAATGATTCAAAGGGTTTCGGCTTTATCGAGCAGGACGGGGGCAAGGACGTATTCGTGCATCATTCAGCAATCCAGGCAGACGGCTTCAAGTCGCTTGCCGAGGGTGATCGGGTCAGCTTCGAAGTTGTCGCCGGCCCCAAAGGTCCGGCTGCGGAGAGTGTTCGCAAGCTGTAA
- a CDS encoding ATP-binding cassette domain-containing protein, which yields MINASDIALSYGKRIIFKDVNIKFIRGNCYGLIGANGAGKSTFLKILAGETEPDQGTISVSPGERIAVLSQDQFAFDEETVFNTVIMGHARLYELMAEREAIYAQAEFSEEDGIRCGEIEAEFGEINGYEAESEAAVLLSGLGIPEELRPKKMKELDGGDKVRVLLAKALFGNPDILLLDEPTNHLDLKSIAWLEDFLSRFQNTVIIVSHDRHFLNQVCTHVADIDFGLIKVFVGNYDFWYQASQLHLKQKLSENKKITAKADELKEFIQRFSANASKAKQATSRKRLLEKLTIEEMPVSSRKYPFIVFKPERPCGDIILEINGLSKAIGGIPVLNDLSLIVNKGDKIAFVGADSLAKTTLFQILAGEMSPDSGSFRWGVTINPAYFPKENSSFFDNDLNLVEWLAQFSPEAEGQTFARGFLGKMLFSGEEATKKISVLSGGERVRCMLSKMMLTGANALILDEPTNHLDLESITALNNGLIAFTEVVLFSSHDQQLVSTVADRIVEITPAGVIDRMMGFDEYLENGEVTMIRQELGYGQQGFRL from the coding sequence ATGATAAACGCATCGGACATTGCCCTCTCCTATGGCAAGAGGATTATCTTCAAAGACGTCAACATAAAGTTTATCCGGGGGAACTGCTATGGACTGATCGGCGCTAATGGCGCGGGCAAATCCACTTTCCTCAAGATACTGGCGGGCGAAACCGAACCGGACCAGGGTACCATTTCGGTCAGTCCCGGAGAGAGGATAGCAGTCCTGAGCCAGGACCAGTTTGCCTTCGACGAGGAAACCGTATTCAACACCGTTATTATGGGGCACGCACGGCTTTACGAACTGATGGCCGAGCGGGAGGCGATCTACGCCCAGGCGGAGTTCTCGGAGGAGGACGGAATACGCTGCGGCGAGATAGAGGCCGAATTCGGGGAGATAAACGGTTATGAAGCAGAATCCGAGGCGGCCGTGCTGTTGAGCGGTCTCGGTATTCCGGAGGAGCTGCGCCCAAAGAAGATGAAGGAACTGGATGGGGGCGATAAGGTGCGAGTGCTTTTGGCCAAGGCCCTCTTCGGCAATCCGGACATCCTCCTGCTGGACGAGCCGACCAATCATCTGGACCTGAAATCCATCGCCTGGCTGGAGGATTTCCTCTCCCGCTTTCAGAACACCGTCATTATTGTCTCCCACGACCGCCACTTCCTGAACCAGGTCTGTACGCATGTGGCGGATATAGATTTCGGACTGATCAAGGTATTCGTGGGCAACTACGATTTCTGGTACCAGGCGAGCCAGCTCCATCTGAAACAAAAGTTGAGCGAAAACAAAAAGATCACCGCCAAGGCCGACGAACTGAAGGAATTTATCCAGCGTTTCAGCGCGAATGCCTCCAAGGCCAAACAGGCCACCTCCAGGAAAAGGCTTCTCGAGAAACTCACGATCGAGGAAATGCCGGTCTCATCCCGAAAATACCCCTTCATCGTCTTCAAGCCCGAGCGGCCCTGCGGCGACATCATTCTGGAGATAAACGGACTCTCCAAAGCAATCGGCGGGATTCCCGTCTTGAACGACCTCTCGCTAATTGTTAACAAGGGAGACAAGATTGCCTTTGTCGGCGCGGACAGTCTAGCCAAGACCACCCTCTTTCAGATCCTGGCCGGGGAAATGTCGCCGGACAGCGGCAGCTTCCGCTGGGGGGTAACCATCAATCCCGCCTATTTCCCCAAAGAGAACAGTTCTTTTTTCGACAACGACCTGAACCTAGTGGAGTGGCTCGCCCAGTTCTCCCCTGAGGCCGAGGGGCAGACCTTCGCCCGGGGGTTTCTCGGCAAGATGCTCTTTTCCGGGGAAGAGGCGACGAAGAAGATATCTGTCCTCTCCGGCGGCGAGAGGGTCCGGTGCATGCTTTCCAAGATGATGCTCACGGGCGCGAACGCCCTCATCCTCGACGAGCCGACCAACCACCTGGACCTGGAGTCCATCACCGCCCTGAACAATGGCCTGATCGCCTTCACGGAGGTGGTGCTCTTCTCCTCCCACGATCAACAGTTGGTATCTACGGTGGCAGACAGGATCGTGGAGATCACCCCGGCCGGAGTTATAGACCGGATGATGGGCTTTGATGAATACCTAGAAAATGGCGAGGTGACGATGATCAGGCAGGAGCTTGGCTACGGTCAGCAGGGATTTCGCCTTTAG